A stretch of Pseudomonas sp. 7SR1 DNA encodes these proteins:
- a CDS encoding response regulator — translation MSEDAQDVVLIVEDDPSIMTVLSAYLSGEGYRVLEAENGEKAFEILASKPHLDMMITDFRLPGGISGVQIAEPAVRLRPDLKVIFISGYAAEIQETDSPITRTAPILGKPFKLDELQAIMRTMLS, via the coding sequence ATGAGTGAAGATGCGCAAGATGTTGTACTGATCGTCGAGGACGACCCGTCGATCATGACGGTGTTGTCCGCCTACCTGTCGGGCGAAGGGTATCGGGTGCTGGAGGCCGAGAACGGTGAAAAGGCCTTCGAGATCCTGGCAAGCAAGCCCCACCTGGACATGATGATCACTGATTTTCGTCTGCCAGGCGGCATTTCCGGGGTACAGATCGCCGAGCCTGCCGTCAGGTTGCGCCCTGACCTGAAGGTGATCTTCATCAGCGGGTATGCCGCGGAGATCCAGGAAACCGACAGTCCCATCACCCGCACGGCCCCCATTCTGGGCAAACCCTTCAAGCTGGATGAGCTGCAGGCCATCATGCGCACCATGCTGTCCTGA
- a CDS encoding hybrid sensor histidine kinase/response regulator, giving the protein MPREIQAKLLIVDDLPENLLALEALIKGDNREVFKALSADQALSLLLQHDFALAIIDVQMPEMNGFELAELMRGTEKTRSIPIIFVSAAGRERNYAFTGYENGAVDFLHKPLDTHAVRSKVNVFVELYRQKKAVKEQVVALQESRREQEVLLQQLQATRGELEQAVRMRDDFMSIVAHEVRTPLNGLILETQLRKMHLARDNAAAFSLDKVRAMVERDERQIKSLIRLIEDMLDVSRIRTGKLSIRPTRFNLGTLVENLLRNFQPQLMAAECSLTYTAEPSVEGHWDEFRIEQVVSNLLTNALRYGGKGPIDVRVYQTPEHACVEVQDRGIGISEENQKRIFQQFERVTSKAVSAGLGLGLFISEQIVTAHGGTITVDSRLNEGALFRVCLPLQKTVGPTQPLSDPTVVSAAIDRTKASHE; this is encoded by the coding sequence ATGCCAAGAGAGATTCAAGCCAAACTGCTGATCGTCGACGATCTGCCGGAAAATCTGTTGGCTCTGGAGGCGCTGATCAAGGGGGACAACCGCGAGGTCTTCAAGGCGCTGTCGGCTGACCAGGCGCTGTCCCTGCTGCTGCAACACGACTTCGCATTGGCGATTATCGATGTGCAGATGCCGGAGATGAACGGCTTCGAACTGGCCGAACTGATGCGCGGCACGGAGAAGACCCGCAGCATTCCCATCATTTTCGTCAGCGCCGCCGGTCGTGAGCGTAACTATGCGTTCACCGGCTATGAGAACGGCGCGGTGGATTTCCTGCACAAACCATTGGACACCCATGCCGTCAGAAGCAAGGTCAACGTGTTCGTGGAGCTTTATCGCCAGAAAAAGGCTGTTAAGGAGCAGGTCGTTGCCCTGCAAGAGAGTCGCCGGGAACAGGAAGTCCTGCTGCAGCAGTTGCAGGCCACCCGCGGCGAACTCGAACAGGCGGTGCGCATGCGTGACGATTTCATGTCCATCGTGGCCCATGAGGTGCGTACGCCCCTCAATGGCCTGATCCTGGAGACTCAACTGCGCAAGATGCACTTGGCCCGGGACAATGCCGCGGCATTCAGCCTGGACAAGGTGAGGGCGATGGTCGAGCGCGACGAGCGTCAGATCAAGAGCTTGATCCGCCTGATCGAAGACATGCTGGATGTGTCGCGGATTCGTACCGGAAAACTGTCCATCCGTCCGACTCGTTTCAACCTGGGCACGCTGGTGGAAAACCTGCTGCGCAACTTCCAGCCGCAGCTCATGGCGGCTGAATGCTCGTTGACCTACACCGCCGAACCCTCGGTGGAAGGCCATTGGGATGAGTTCAGGATCGAACAGGTGGTGTCGAACCTTTTGACCAACGCGTTGCGCTATGGCGGCAAAGGTCCCATCGACGTGCGTGTCTACCAGACGCCTGAGCATGCCTGCGTCGAAGTCCAGGACCGCGGCATCGGCATCAGCGAAGAGAACCAGAAGCGCATCTTCCAGCAGTTCGAGCGGGTGACGTCCAAGGCTGTCTCCGCCGGCCTGGGGCTGGGGCTGTTCATTTCCGAGCAGATCGTGACCGCCCACGGTGGCACCATCACGGTCGACAGCCGCCTCAACGAAGGGGCCTTGTTTCGCGTTTGTCTGCCCCTGCAGAAAACTGTCGGGCCGACGCAACCTCTGAGTGACCCTACGGTCGTATCAGCAGCTATTGATCGAACAAAGGCTTCTCATGAGTGA
- a CDS encoding chemotaxis protein CheB has product MNQTRDGSWPAVEAIVVGASAGGVEALLKVFGQLRPGFGIPVLAVLHLPDERDSQLAQVFGHRLAIPVEEARDKQDIQPGTLYFATPGYHLSVEADRSLSLSLEAPVHHSRPSIDVLFESAADVYGPNLLAVVLTGANDDGAQGLARVKALGGVTVVQDPAQAQVPTMPEAALALHEPDHILTLQGISELLAGLE; this is encoded by the coding sequence ATGAACCAGACGAGGGATGGGTCCTGGCCTGCGGTCGAGGCCATTGTGGTCGGTGCTTCAGCCGGCGGGGTCGAGGCGCTGCTCAAGGTGTTCGGGCAATTGCGCCCGGGCTTTGGCATACCTGTGCTGGCGGTATTGCACCTGCCCGACGAGCGTGACAGCCAATTGGCCCAGGTCTTCGGCCATCGCCTGGCGATACCGGTGGAGGAGGCGCGGGACAAGCAGGACATCCAGCCTGGCACCCTGTACTTCGCCACGCCGGGTTATCACTTGTCGGTGGAGGCCGATCGCAGCCTGTCGTTGAGCCTGGAGGCACCGGTGCATCATTCCCGGCCGTCCATTGACGTGCTGTTCGAATCCGCCGCCGATGTATACGGCCCGAACCTGCTGGCGGTCGTGCTGACGGGGGCCAATGACGACGGTGCCCAGGGCCTGGCCCGGGTCAAGGCCCTGGGCGGCGTCACGGTTGTCCAGGACCCCGCACAAGCCCAGGTCCCGACCATGCCCGAGGCGGCGTTGGCGCTGCACGAGCCGGACCACATCCTTACTTTACAAGGCATCAGCGAATTGCTGGCCGGGTTGGAATGA
- a CDS encoding CheR family methyltransferase yields MERDTDIELRLLIEAIYLKYSYDFRDYSGASIKRRVLHALSQFECRTISALQERVLHDPGIFMQLLQLLTIPVSEMFRDPSHFLAIREEVVPLLKTYPSIKIWIAGCSTGEEVYSMAILLREEGLLDRTLIYATDINPRSLEKAKQGIFSLESVRSYTQNYQRAGGRRSFADYYTAAYDYAMFDKTLCENVTFADHSLATDSVFSETQLISCRNVLIYFNKKLQDRAFGLFHESLCHRGFLVLGSKETLDFSTFGKQFEPLVKQERIYRKL; encoded by the coding sequence GTGGAACGTGACACTGACATTGAGCTTCGGTTGTTGATCGAAGCGATCTACCTCAAGTACAGCTATGATTTCCGGGATTACTCCGGTGCTTCCATCAAGCGCCGGGTACTGCATGCCCTGAGCCAGTTCGAATGCCGGACCATTTCGGCGCTCCAGGAACGGGTGCTGCACGACCCGGGCATTTTCATGCAGCTTTTGCAGTTGCTGACGATTCCGGTCAGCGAGATGTTCCGCGACCCGTCGCACTTCCTGGCTATCCGCGAGGAAGTCGTGCCGCTGCTCAAGACCTATCCTTCCATCAAGATCTGGATTGCCGGTTGCAGCACGGGGGAAGAGGTCTACTCCATGGCGATCCTGCTGCGGGAGGAGGGCTTGCTGGACCGTACCTTGATCTATGCCACCGATATCAATCCCAGGTCGCTGGAAAAAGCCAAGCAGGGCATTTTTTCCCTGGAAAGCGTCAGGAGCTACACCCAGAATTACCAGCGTGCCGGCGGGCGTCGATCGTTTGCCGACTACTACACTGCTGCCTACGATTACGCCATGTTCGACAAGACACTGTGCGAGAACGTGACTTTCGCTGATCATAGCCTGGCGACGGACAGTGTTTTTTCAGAAACACAGTTAATTTCCTGTCGTAACGTATTGATATATTTCAACAAGAAGTTGCAAGATCGCGCCTTTGGGTTATTCCACGAGTCGCTCTGCCACCGAGGCTTTCTTGTGTTGGGCAGCAAGGAAACCCTGGATTTTTCAACGTTCGGCAAGCAATTCGAGCCGTTGGTCAAACAGGAACGGATCTATCGCAAGTTATGA